A window of Chaetodon auriga isolate fChaAug3 chromosome 2, fChaAug3.hap1, whole genome shotgun sequence contains these coding sequences:
- the pde12 gene encoding 2',5'-phosphodiesterase 12, with protein sequence MFNHLSAALTLLPRRLLFSSPGALTRVRRFLGTMEPAVVRCIPGEPKLTISFCVDGSHRHMLRDQDEAVGKALARISNNSSKGQGKAKKSKKNRGQQPCETPEPSVVVKLYFGGDEVADTVLNSEAWRDGAVLQVGDVKFSVQVNAPTFTTAELPVSLLAGFPVCPSLKVEFGNLQDCEFTWFKESAPKSSPEAAGEDPGQDDSWTEVGRRRVHVPSNQDIGCRLKLRCTPKDGSRSGPAKELVSAVAVEAGPGVCTFDNRHMYTVKEAEWPVVRVVSYNILADVYAQTELSKNVLYPYCAPYALQLDYRQNLIKKELAGYNADIICLQEVDKGVFTDSLTPALDAFGLDGVFRIKEKQHEGLSTFYRRSKFQLLSSHDIVLREALTSDPIHSELLQRVSADSALKDKILQRSTILQVSVLEDLNKPGRKVCVANTHLYWHPKGGNIRLVQMGVALQHLSRVISEVAPGAPLVFCGDFNSSPDSGVFQLVTESSVPQQHADWSSSGPEESCSMELLSTFPPLLSACSQPAYTNYVGGFHGCLDYIFVQPDSMQVEQVIPLPSHQEVTTYKALPSVAHPSDHIALICDLRWNP encoded by the exons ATGTTTAACCACCTCTCCGCTGCTCTCACGCTGCTTCCCCGCCGCCTGCTCTTCTCTTCACCGGGAGCTTTGACCAGAGTCCGCCGCTTCCTCGGGACGATGGAGCCGGCCGTGGTGAGGTGCATCCCCGGGGAGCCCAAACTCACCATCTCCTTCTGTGTGGACGGCAGCCACAGGCACATGCTGCGGGACCAGGACGAAGCGGTTGGCAAGGCCCTGGCCCGGAtctccaacaacagcagcaaggGTCAAGGCAAGGCCAAGAAGTCGAAGAAGAACCGGGGCCAGCAGCCGTGTGAAACCCCGGAGCCCTCCGTGGTGGTGAAGCTGTACTTCGGCGGCGACGAGGTGGCCGACACGGTGCTGAACTCGGAGGCGTGGCGGGACGGAGCCGTGCTGCAGGTGGGAGACGTGAAGTTTTCGGTGCAGGTGAACGCTCCCACCTTCACCACCGCCGAGCTGCCGGTGTCCCTGCTGGCCGGATTCCCCGTCTGTCCCAGTCTGAAAGTGGAGTTTGGGAATCTCCAAGACTGCGAGTTCACGTGGTTTAAAGAAAGCGCCCCAAAATCAAG CCCTGAAGCTGCCGGAGAAGATCCAGGTCAGGACGACAGTTGGACAGAGGTAGGACGTAGGAGAGTCCACGTCCCGTCCAATCAGGACATCGGCTGCAGGCTCAAACTGCGCTGCACGCCTAAAGATGGCAGCCGCAGTGGCCCGGCCAAGGAGCTGGTCTCTGCGGTGGCCGTCGAGGCCGGACCAGGCGTGTGCACGTTCGACAACCGACACATGTACACTGTGAAAGAGGCGGAGTGGCCGGTTGTGAGGGTGGTGTCGTACAACATCCTCGCTGATGTCTACGCCCAGACAGAACTGTCCAAGAATGTGCTTTACCCGTACTGTGCCCCCTATGCCCTGCAGCTGGACTACAGGCAGAACCTGATCAAGAAGGAGCTGGCCGGATACAACGCCGACAtcatctgtctgcaggaggTCGACAAAG GGGTGTtcactgacagtctgactcCAGCTCTGGATGCCTTCGGTCTGGACGGTGTGTTTCGgatcaaagagaagcagcatgAAGGACTGTCCACTTTCTACCGCAG GTCCAAGTTTCAGCTGCTGAGCAGTCATGACATCGTGCTGCGGGAGgcgttgacctctgaccccatcCACtcggagctgctgcagagggttTCCGCTGACAGTGCTCTGAAGGACAAGATACTGCAGAGGTCCACCATCCTGCAG GTCAGTGTGCTTGAGGACTTGAATAAACCGGGCAGGAAGGTCTGTGTGGCCAACACTCACCTGTACTGGCACCCAAAAG GTGGAAACATTCGCTTGGTGCAGATGGGCGTGGCTCTGCAACACCTGAGCCGTGTGATCAGCGAGGTTGCACCTGGAGCCCCTCTGGTCTTTTGTGGGGACTTCAACTCCTCCCCTGACTCAG gtgtgttccAGCTGGTCACTGAGTCTTCGGTTCCTCAGCAGCATGCAGACTGGAGCAGCTCGGGGCCAGAGGAGTCCTGCAGTATGGAGCTGCTCTCTACCTTCCCTCCGCTGCTGAGCGCCTGCAGCCAGCCGGCCTACACCAACTATGTGGGAGGGTTTCACGGCTGCCTGGACTACATCTTCGTACAGCCGGACAGCATGCAG gtggagcaggtgatTCCTCTGCCCAGCCATCAGGAGGTCACCACCTACAAGGCTCTGCCCAGCGTGGCTCACCCCTCCGACCACATCGCCCTGATCTGTGACCTGCGGTGGAACCCCTGA